The following nucleotide sequence is from Anopheles stephensi strain Indian chromosome 3, UCI_ANSTEP_V1.0, whole genome shotgun sequence.
TAAACGGTGCCAACGACGTCGTAGCTCGTCACATGGCCCAAATCACACAGGGTGTTAGTAATATGGGTGGACCGCTAATGTCGAGCGTGCTGAATGGAGGGAGTGCCGGCAGTGGCAATTCCGCCAGCACATCCAGTTTGCTCGGCGGTTCTGGCGGAATGACCGGAGGCAGTATGAGTGTGTCCGCGGGCGGTGGTATGACGACGGGCCCCGGTGGCGGAACACCGGGAACGCCTATCGGCATGGGTACGGGAGGCGGCAATACCGGCATGGGTCCGGCGGTCTCGATGAGCTCGATAGTATCGCCGCGAAGTAATCCCAACTCTTCGTCGCTGCTGTGCGCACCATCGTCCGACAGTAGTAACTTCTTCAACACAGACTTTGAGCTCGAATTTCCACATTCCACGTTCGACATGGAGGCGGTTGGTGTTGGGTGGGACTCACGACCCGACTCCCGTACCAGCGTCACTCCGGTCAGCACTCCTCGACCACCGTCCGTCAGCGCATACAGCCCAGCGGCCGCACCGATGTGTGCGTCACCGATGACGCCGTACTACTCAGGCAACACGATGGGCGGAATGCCTTCGCCGTCGAACAATAGCGGAGCGCCGGGGGGTAGCAGTAGTGGCGGCAACCTCATCAATCCTAGCTTATCcctgaacaacaacaataacaataacagtaataccaacaacaacaacaacactggAACGCCGTTCGGAGGGAACGCGTTTCAGTTCCCGTTCGACGATAGCAAGGATAAGTTGCAGGacattcagcagcagcagcagcagcagcagcagcaacaccatcatcCCCATATGTCGCCAATGCAGCAGCATCAGTCGGCGATGCCGTCGCAGCAGATGGTGCAACGACAGCCGCAACAtccacaacagcaacatcaccagcagcagcagcagcaacagcagcagcatctacAGCAGCATCTTCAGCAACAAGCGCAACCACCAACGAACACGCACGATTCCGAGCGGTTGCGGAATCTGCTTACAACCAAACGACCTCACTCAAATGCCTCATCCTCATCCGGGTTGGATATGGACCATGACCATCGGAATCCTAATCGAATTTTGAAGGTATGTAAACGTGCACCGCTAAACAAATTTTACCAATGCTCGTATTTAGCTGTTTGGGGGTATTGCATATGTATTAATCCTTCGGTGTTAGGCGTTAGCTACAACATAAGCTGTATTGGTAGTAAATAACAATATACTAATAAGCTCATAATTATAGTAATAACATACTTAaacttttgatttttttagttGGGTATTCGGTATGGTAAATTGACTTGCGTGACTTGCAATCCAAATATATTACAATCTTATCTTCTTTGCATGAGTATGAACTATTtatcaagcaaaacaaaatacttACCAAATTTTCTAACAAATGAACTatgttttcaaacatttatcaCAACTCTACTAAGCTATTATTAAGAATCTTTAAGAAACCAACATGTGCTTTCTTATAAATtcgttaaagaaaaaaatagcacGGCAATTGCTTTAACTGATTGTTTGAAAACTTTGAATAGATCTTTGTTATCGTACTCTTTTTTTGGTAATGCTCCATCGCCAATCTTGCATTGGCTACTTCACAATCCCGTACTGGAATGAGTTGACCTATATGCCTGCAGGTGGTGTTTGAACTGATTTTGtattattcttatgcatttgAGTTACCATAAGGTATCCTGGAgttgttttacattttcccaGATACTATTGAATAGGTTCCACACTTCATTGATAGTTTGCCAGATATGTTTGGATTCCTcaaaaaatctttttaaagATTTCTTTTACAGTTTTGTATGGGAAAATGTAAaccaaatcaatttaaaaaaattcatCCTAAGGGTTTTAAGATACTCTATACGATCAACGAAAAACTGATGATCACAGATAGAAATTGAAGCAATCACTTCTCTACTCTAACTCTGAATTATGACACCCAGTGGGCGACTTATAATTGTAGCTCTGTTTTGGAACTTCAACCACAGAGATTGTACTACGGTTCGAGACAGTTTTTGGGATCAAGAATCATCCTATTTACGATCACTTTCATGTACTAGTCTGCctccctatctctctctctttctttctcgtcCTTTACTCCCTGTTACTATCGTTCCATGTTACCATCCAATCCTCTTATCGTATGTTTCTAttcttctcttcctctctGTTTCTGTTTCGTATAATTTGTGGTTTCCTTTTGTAGGGCTTGCTAAATtccgaagaagaaaaggatagTAATGGCAATAAAGTAAATACCGCCTCTCTTTCACAACGTATACCTCAATCGGTTAGAACGCCAGCGCAGGGTAGTaataatggtggtggtggtggtggtggtgttagtGGGCTCGGGTTAACGGCCCGGGCAGCGGGAAATGAGAATAGTAAAGCCAGTAGCAACAATATGCTATTACAGGTACGGATACTACTGCTGCCTTCTGTCAGCACTTACTTTCTCTAGCTCGTTACGTTCGTTTGTAGTTCGATTGTGAGATTTTTCTGAACTTTTGCACAACATGctgcttcttttctttgtgaaatgctttgttttcttcaattaCTTTCACTCGAGCACGCGTTACTCTGGTGTTTTGTACAACTCCATCTACACATACAACGTTTTCTCTTCTCATCTAGTTCAAACTAAGGCTGTGATCGAGCCTCGATCTTACGCTGTTCAATTCTTTATCCATTTGATtgaaagacacacacaaactcacattTTTGTATAGATTTGGCGCATTGCGCGTTTCCCACCACACACTGTGTTCTAACATATCCACCATATACTAACTACCTGATTTATCTAAAGCTAGTTTGCCGCTCGTGTATCGTTTAACCACCAGTACTAGGCTTTGGTTGATAACAAGCCCCGTTTAAGTTTGACTTATAGTTTGCTGCCTACCGTTCTAACCACACTCACGCTCTAATAAAGATTGGCACGAATGGTGTTTAGATACTAGCGAAATTACGAAAGCGATAAACATGATACTCATGTTTAACCCTTCTCCACACTCAACCATAATATTCCAGCTGCTCAACGACAAAAGTGATGACGACGAAAGTGACGCCCGCAACCGACAAGGTCCGAGCGAACTTCTTAAGCAGCTGCAAAAGGTTAAAGTAAGTGTTGTCCGGTCGCGTTTTGAACTGGTTAAAcaggaagcgaaacaaaacataccAATTTGTTTGCCCACACCACACGATGGAAAGCGACATAAGCTAGATTATGAACCATTTGAACGGATTGCGTTTGTTCGTATTCTTTAGTTTCCGGAAGCTTTTGTTACGAACACTGTAATTGCTCTGTGTAtgtgtaatattttttctgtACTATATAAGCACATGGGAAAATTAATTCTCTACAAAAATACGTTCACTGTGGATTTATTGCAACGATCCGTATACATATAGAGAGGCATTAGCAACTAAGCCACTTCCAGCATATGCAACTAACACGCACATTGTTATGCTTTCTCCTTCCTAGGATGAGCCAAAGGAGCATTATCCGCCGCCATTGAACAACGAAGAACTCATCCAGAAGCTACAGGTACAAAGCAATGACCGAAAGCGACCTTCGACCGAGCCAGACGAAGGGGCGGCGGTCAAGCGAACGGACAACAGGCCGTCAAAGTTGCGCGAGCGCAACAAGATGCTGGCCTCCTTGCTGGCCAACCCGTCCAAAGCACCAATGCCAATGCAAACGGCCATGCCGTTCAATCGCATCATCCCGGACATACCCAACTCCGGGCTGGCTCGGCAGCTAGCAAACGTGTCGAGTTCGACGGCGCCGAACCAAACGCTGAATAATAACAATCTAACCACTAGcaacaataatttaaaacaagtaCAACAGCTGAACCAAATGcgcctccagcagcagcagcagcagcaacagcagcagatgcGCAAATCAGCTATGCCTTCTCAATCGCAGCAACCTCCAACATCCTCCGATATCTACCTCaaccatcagcaacagcagcaccatcatcaacaccCCCAAACGCACCAACAgcacctgcagcagcagcagcagcagcagcatcattcgCAACatccgcaacagcagcaccatacGCAGGCATCgatgatgcagcagcagcagcagcagcagcaacagcagcaaatgtTGGCCGCCCAGCGGCAGCAAAACTTTTCGCCCGCGATCCAGGACTCCGGCATCGGGTCGGCTGGCGGTGGCAGCGGTTCGTTTGCAACGTCGACGCCCGCCACCTCGACGCAACTCGTGACGGAGTGGGACCCGGAGCTCAACGAAATACTTAATCACGTGATTGAGATTGCACCGGAGGGCGACTTTGCCGAGAGTGAACTCAACAGTATCTTAGGTAAGTGGGGAGGGCGGAGGGAACAATTTTTACAGCCCGGTGACCCTAtcctggcttttttttttatcaacccCGCATTACATCTGATGTACAAagtactaggcgtctccatgggttaactttaaaacacaaacattttatttccatATCCGATTTGAACTTACAGTAGTAAGACTTAAGATTGGTCGAATTGCTATTTGAATCAATGAATTTACTTACTGCCCGCTGTGCCTTGGGTGAGCGGTTACAGCAATGTCCTCATCATACAATCGTTTTCTTCTATTTCAGGCTTAAGTCCAATTGAATCGTCTACATCGTCGGTTGTACCGTCGCAGTCGAGCCAACCGGATATACAAGAAAAGTTGGCAATCAATGCCATCCAGAAATCGTTAATGCAGTACGAAAATGTCAGCTCTCCATTACAACCACAGCCCCAACCACAGTTCAGCGGAAGTCCGCCAGCCTACCCAATGCACACGATGGCCGGAGGAGCAAACAACGGTGCGGGTTCGGGCGGTGGCAGTGGACCGGGCAGTATGGGTCCTGTAGGTGGTCCGCCTGGCAGTGGCCCAACAGGTTTGGTGGGTCCTGGCGGTTCGGGcagcgccggtggtggtgcgggCACTGGTGGCCCAGGACTCAATCCGGGCACCAGTTTGCAACAGCAATCGTCACAAGCGGGGCCAAACCAAAACTTTACACCACCGCCAGTGTACACGCAGCGGATGCGGATACCACCGCAGGGTCAGCTAGGTAACGCGAATCCCGTCGTACCGCAGAACTTGCTTGCAATGCAGCAGAAGCTGCAGCATCAAAGTCGGGATCATCGTATGTTGCAGGAGCAACAGCGAACGCgtctgctgcagcagcaacagaagcaGCAGATGGTGGTTACGGTGAACCCGACAGCAAACTCAGACCTTGGTCGTAAGTTGTTTGAGCCATTGTTGAAAGCAATTGAGGTTTTACagcattgttttttgttattcgttgtagCTCCCAACGTTACGCTGACGCGAGCAAATAATGTACCGGATTCACAGCTTAGTCCCGGATTTTCGCCGAGCCTGATGCAGCAACAGCTGAGTCCAAGTCAAAGGACGCAACTTAGTCCGCAACAAGCAGGTACGTGGCggttaggattttttttcggaaacaaaacgaatCTTTTCTAAACCAAAATGCTTCTGCCCTTTCCGCTTTCAGGATTCCAAGGCAACCCGTTCAACAACAATCCAGGCCATCGTCTATCTCCTCAGCTGCAGCAGATGGTGTCCGGGTTTGGCAATGCAGGTAGCAACGTCAATCAACAGCTATCACCGCGCCAACCACCAC
It contains:
- the LOC118511597 gene encoding neurogenic protein mastermind isoform X12, whose amino-acid sequence is MSRRGSRTASVTAVPACYRLGPCELPLPDQWLVHTQLSQSTQSSQASFYSASQTGGQSLGGLGGLSASTLPIQQQQQHSSSVQQQHSPAQLQNQINATQSAAAAAAATATPGAAPASQLQSQSKIMNVVVPSVACPPTASKKIRRKPDAKPQSQINKCNNEKRRRELENEYIEQLGEFLQIKRDMTACKPDKAAILSEVVRTFRHMLEQGNPNLTGSRCSKCSPDCSASCKLHPVQQGEVSSTEPPLPEPSVNGHSPEKSAYFEAVQHYISNVGWALLEINSEGVIECATENVRDVLHYSRTELHGQSIYSYLHTGDHSKLSPILNKNSFELNWDQNEVSTTACWSNDFQSNPAYAPPPQMFYQTPKRTIRTKIRWLLRAPEGANETIEQKQQRLEKYKDLLIISAPVKDDTEESSSVLCLITLPEDDQATIETTTMPQTLDEQLTLKLDTSGNIINYNSSTLRKQFAGNFTKETIRSIYDICHYQDRPRLNEHLGNVRASNGTPHELTYRLRLGGPDVYVHVKTQSKLFRSAKPNESDFIMAICTVLTENEVAMLSADGSSSSGGMVMGGGSGSSGGLSAAMSGSNINNNNGSSSNPTSSSSMGLLMPSTSSSVTGGGLNGANDVVARHMAQITQGVSNMGGPLMSSVLNGGSAGSGNSASTSSLLGGSGGMTGGSMSVSAGGGMTTGPGGGTPGTPIGMGTGGGNTGMGPAVSMSSIVSPRSNPNSSSLLCAPSSDSSNFFNTDFELEFPHSTFDMEAVGVGWDSRPDSRTSVTPVSTPRPPSVSAYSPAAAPMCASPMTPYYSGNTMGGMPSPSNNSGAPGGSSSGGNLINPSLSLNNNNNNNSNTNNNNNTGTPFGGNAFQFPFDDSKDKLQDIQQQQQQQQQQHHHPHMSPMQQHQSAMPSQQMVQRQPQHPQQQHHQQQQQQQQQHLQQHLQQQAQPPTNTHDSERLRNLLTTKRPHSNASSSSGLDMDHDHRNPNRILKGLLNSEEEKDSNGNKVNTASLSQRIPQSVRTPAQGSNNGGGGGGGVSGLGLTARAAGNENSKASSNNMLLQLLNDKSDDDESDARNRQGPSELLKQLQKVKDEPKEHYPPPLNNEELIQKLQVQSNDRKRPSTEPDEGAAVKRTDNRPSKLRERNKMLASLLANPSKAPMPMQTAMPFNRIIPDIPNSGLARQLANVSSSTAPNQTLNNNNLTTSNNNLKQVQQLNQMRLQQQQQQQQQQMRKSAMPSQSQQPPTSSDIYLNHQQQQHHHQHPQTHQQHLQQQQQQQHHSQHPQQQHHTQASMMQQQQQQQQQQQMLAAQRQQNFSPAIQDSGIGSAGGGSGSFATSTPATSTQLVTEWDPELNEILNHVIEIAPEGDFAESELNSILGLSPIESSTSSVVPSQSSQPDIQEKLAINAIQKSLMQYENVSSPLQPQPQPQFSGSPPAYPMHTMAGGANNGAGSGGGSGPGSMGPVGGPPGSGPTGLVGPGGSGSAGGGAGTGGPGLNPGTSLQQQSSQAGPNQNFTPPPVYTQRMRIPPQGQLGNANPVVPQNLLAMQQKLQHQSRDHRMLQEQQRTRLLQQQQKQQMVVTVNPTANSDLGPPNVTLTRANNVPDSQLSPGFSPSLMQQQLSPSQRTQLSPQQAGFQGNPFNNNPGHRLSPQLQQMVSGFGNAGSNVNQQLSPRQPPPFGGGVGGQPVNQPNVVVSGQSPQQQQQQQQQQQQQQQQQQQWQQNANARLSIQQQNPMLNAQLSSVGGFNPNAPNRQFVGPPQRQRGTLNSPGTPRQQSAFGGSMVDGGGFPGPPSPSPVGVSAPNFANPVYANQQMRLQRQGSVPPQSTQHLPEFFGGNTSR
- the LOC118511597 gene encoding neurogenic protein mastermind isoform X4 is translated as MICWLGPCELPLPDQWLVHTQLSQSTQSSQASFYSASQTGGQSLGGLGGLSASTLPIQQQQQHSSSVQQQHSPAQLQNQINATQSAAAAAAATATPGAAPASQLQSQSKIMNVVVPSVACPPTASKKIRRKPDAKPQSQINKCNNEKRRRELENEYIEQLGEFLQIKRDMTACKPDKAAILSEVVRTFRHMLEQGNPNLTGSRCSKCSPDCSASCKLHPVQQGEVSSTEPPLPEPSVNGHSPEKSAYFEAVQHYISNVGWALLEINSEGVIECATENVRDVLHYSRTELHGQSIYSYLHTGDHSKLSPILNKNSFELNWDQNEVSTTACWSNDFQSNPAYAPPPQMFYQTPKRTIRTKIRWLLRAPEGANETIEQKQQRLEKYKDLLIISAPVKDDTEESSSVLCLITLPEDDQATIETTTMPQTLDEQLTLKLDTSGNIINYNSSTLRKQFAGNFTKETIRSIYDICHYQDRPRLNEHLGNVRASNGTPHELTYRLRLGGPDVYVHVKTQSKLFRSAKPNESDFIMAICTVLTENEVAMLSADGSSSSGGMVMGGGSGSSGGLSAAMSGSNINNNNGSSSNPTSSSSMGLLMPSTSSSVTGGGLNGANDVVARHMAQITQGVSNMGGPLMSSVLNGGSAGSGNSASTSSLLGGSGGMTGGSMSVSAGGGMTTGPGGGTPGTPIGMGTGGGNTGMGPAVSMSSIVSPRSNPNSSSLLCAPSSDSSNFFNTDFELEFPHSTFDMEAVGVGWDSRPDSRTSVTPVSTPRPPSVSAYSPAAAPMCASPMTPYYSGNTMGGMPSPSNNSGAPGGSSSGGNLINPSLSLNNNNNNNSNTNNNNNTGTPFGGNAFQFPFDDSKDKLQDIQQQQQQQQQQHHHPHMSPMQQHQSAMPSQQMVQRQPQHPQQQHHQQQQQQQQQHLQQHLQQQAQPPTNTHDSERLRNLLTTKRPHSNASSSSGLDMDHDHRNPNRILKGLLNSEEEKDSNGNKVNTASLSQRIPQSVRTPAQGSNNGGGGGGGVSGLGLTARAAGNENSKASSNNMLLQLLNDKSDDDESDARNRQGPSELLKQLQKVKDEPKEHYPPPLNNEELIQKLQVQSNDRKRPSTEPDEGAAVKRTDNRPSKLRERNKMLASLLANPSKAPMPMQTAMPFNRIIPDIPNSGLARQLANVSSSTAPNQTLNNNNLTTSNNNLKQVQQLNQMRLQQQQQQQQQQMRKSAMPSQSQQPPTSSDIYLNHQQQQHHHQHPQTHQQHLQQQQQQQHHSQHPQQQHHTQASMMQQQQQQQQQQQMLAAQRQQNFSPAIQDSGIGSAGGGSGSFATSTPATSTQLVTEWDPELNEILNHVIEIAPEGDFAESELNSILGLSPIESSTSSVVPSQSSQPDIQEKLAINAIQKSLMQYENVSSPLQPQPQPQFSGSPPAYPMHTMAGGANNGAGSGGGSGPGSMGPVGGPPGSGPTGLVGPGGSGSAGGGAGTGGPGLNPGTSLQQQSSQAGPNQNFTPPPVYTQRMRIPPQGQLGNANPVVPQNLLAMQQKLQHQSRDHRMLQEQQRTRLLQQQQKQQMVVTVNPTANSDLGPPNVTLTRANNVPDSQLSPGFSPSLMQQQLSPSQRTQLSPQQAGFQGNPFNNNPGHRLSPQLQQMVSGFGNAGSNVNQQLSPRQPPPFGGGVGGQPVNQPNVVVSGQSPQQQQQQQQQQQQQQQQQQQWQQNANARLSIQQQNPMLNAQLSSVGGFNPNAPNRQFVGPPQRQRGTLNSPGTPRQQSAFGGSMVDGGGFPGPPSPSPVGVSAPNFANPVYANQQMRLQRQGSVPPQSTQHLPAVFAGSPRSAYGGHGPGPDATGYGMMFGNAAAMQQHTASSPGDYFNRSQTGLNGGIIGGGNSGSGGGGGGVGNGNGGMGLSNGTHSSGQSLNHSELVRQELRAIVSGRAQRPPSHGSSPMGLSPLGGMSLPSCGEGANGVVGSNGGLNVSSVGSSNGSCGTLANSPSSGMLSGIGGGGGGGGSSLGGGASARTSLSDAGTAGTMMLHSGNAPTGLDPSMLFNFHLTQKEFFGGNTSR
- the LOC118511597 gene encoding neurogenic protein mastermind isoform X1 produces the protein MSRRGSRTASVTAVPACYRLGPCELPLPDQWLVHTQLSQSTQSSQASFYSASQTGGQSLGGLGGLSASTLPIQQQQQHSSSVQQQHSPAQLQNQINATQSAAAAAAATATPGAAPASQLQSQSKIMNVVVPSVACPPTASKKIRRKPDAKPQSQINKCNNEKRRRELENEYIEQLGEFLQIKRDMTACKPDKAAILSEVVRTFRHMLEQGNPNLTGSRCSKCSPDCSASCKLHPVQQGEVSSTEPPLPEPSVNGHSPEKSAYFEAVQHYISNVGWALLEINSEGVIECATENVRDVLHYSRTELHGQSIYSYLHTGDHSKLSPILNKNSFELNWDQNEVSTTACWSNDFQSNPAYAPPPQMFYQTPKRTIRTKIRWLLRAPEGANETIEQKQQRLEKYKDLLIISAPVKDDTEESSSVLCLITLPEDDQATIETTTMPQTLDEQLTLKLDTSGNIINYNSSTLRKQFAGNFTKETIRSIYDICHYQDRPRLNEHLGNVRASNGTPHELTYRLRLGGPDVYVHVKTQSKLFRSAKPNESDFIMAICTVLTENEVAMLSADGSSSSGGMVMGGGSGSSGGLSAAMSGSNINNNNGSSSNPTSSSSMGLLMPSTSSSVTGGGLNGANDVVARHMAQITQGVSNMGGPLMSSVLNGGSAGSGNSASTSSLLGGSGGMTGGSMSVSAGGGMTTGPGGGTPGTPIGMGTGGGNTGMGPAVSMSSIVSPRSNPNSSSLLCAPSSDSSNFFNTDFELEFPHSTFDMEAVGVGWDSRPDSRTSVTPVSTPRPPSVSAYSPAAAPMCASPMTPYYSGNTMGGMPSPSNNSGAPGGSSSGGNLINPSLSLNNNNNNNSNTNNNNNTGTPFGGNAFQFPFDDSKDKLQDIQQQQQQQQQQHHHPHMSPMQQHQSAMPSQQMVQRQPQHPQQQHHQQQQQQQQQHLQQHLQQQAQPPTNTHDSERLRNLLTTKRPHSNASSSSGLDMDHDHRNPNRILKGLLNSEEEKDSNGNKVNTASLSQRIPQSVRTPAQGSNNGGGGGGGVSGLGLTARAAGNENSKASSNNMLLQLLNDKSDDDESDARNRQGPSELLKQLQKVKDEPKEHYPPPLNNEELIQKLQVQSNDRKRPSTEPDEGAAVKRTDNRPSKLRERNKMLASLLANPSKAPMPMQTAMPFNRIIPDIPNSGLARQLANVSSSTAPNQTLNNNNLTTSNNNLKQVQQLNQMRLQQQQQQQQQQMRKSAMPSQSQQPPTSSDIYLNHQQQQHHHQHPQTHQQHLQQQQQQQHHSQHPQQQHHTQASMMQQQQQQQQQQQMLAAQRQQNFSPAIQDSGIGSAGGGSGSFATSTPATSTQLVTEWDPELNEILNHVIEIAPEGDFAESELNSILGLSPIESSTSSVVPSQSSQPDIQEKLAINAIQKSLMQYENVSSPLQPQPQPQFSGSPPAYPMHTMAGGANNGAGSGGGSGPGSMGPVGGPPGSGPTGLVGPGGSGSAGGGAGTGGPGLNPGTSLQQQSSQAGPNQNFTPPPVYTQRMRIPPQGQLGNANPVVPQNLLAMQQKLQHQSRDHRMLQEQQRTRLLQQQQKQQMVVTVNPTANSDLGPPNVTLTRANNVPDSQLSPGFSPSLMQQQLSPSQRTQLSPQQAGFQGNPFNNNPGHRLSPQLQQMVSGFGNAGSNVNQQLSPRQPPPFGGGVGGQPVNQPNVVVSGQSPQQQQQQQQQQQQQQQQQQQWQQNANARLSIQQQNPMLNAQLSSVGGFNPNAPNRQFVGPPQRQRGTLNSPGTPRQQSAFGGSMVDGGGFPGPPSPSPVGVSAPNFANPVYANQQMRLQRQGSVPPQSTQHLPAVFAGSPRSAYGGHGPGPDATGYGMMFGNAAAMQQHTASSPGDYFNRSQTGLNGGIIGGGNSGSGGGGGGVGNGNGGMGLSNGTHSSGQSLNHSELVRQELRAIVSGRAQRPPSHGSSPMGLSPLGGMSLPSCGEGANGVVGSNGGLNVSSVGSSNGSCGTLANSPSSGMLSGIGGGGGGGGSSLGGGASARTSLSDAGTAGTMMLHSGNAPTGLDPSMLFNFHLTQKEFFGGNTSR
- the LOC118511597 gene encoding neurogenic protein mastermind isoform X13, translating into MSRRGSRTASVTAVPACYRLGPCELPLPDQWLVHTQLSQSTQSSQASFYSASQTGGQSLGGLGGLSASTLPIQQQQQHSSSVQQQHSPAQLQNQINATQSAAAAAAATATPGAAPASQLQSQSKIMNVVVPSVACPPTASKKIRRKPDAKPQSQINKCNNEKRRRELENEYIEQLGEFLQIKRDMTACKPDKAAILSEVVRTFRHMLEQGNPNLTGSRCSKCSPDCSASCKLHPVQQGEVSSTEPPLPEPSVNGHSPEKSAYFEAVQHYISNVGWALLEINSEGVIECATENVRDVLHYSRTELHGQSIYSYLHTGDHSKLSPILNKNSFELNWDQNEMFYQTPKRTIRTKIRWLLRAPEGANETIEQKQQRLEKYKDLLIISAPVKDDTEESSSVLCLITLPEDDQATIETTTMPQTLDEQLTLKLDTSGNIINYNSSTLRKQFAGNFTKETIRSIYDICHYQDRPRLNEHLGNVRASNGTPHELTYRLRLGGPDVYVHVKTQSKLFRSAKPNESDFIMAICTVLTENEVAMLSADGSSSSGGMVMGGGSGSSGGLSAAMSGSNINNNNGSSSNPTSSSSMGLLMPSTSSSVTGGGLNGANDVVARHMAQITQGVSNMGGPLMSSVLNGGSAGSGNSASTSSLLGGSGGMTGGSMSVSAGGGMTTGPGGGTPGTPIGMGTGGGNTGMGPAVSMSSIVSPRSNPNSSSLLCAPSSDSSNFFNTDFELEFPHSTFDMEAVGVGWDSRPDSRTSVTPVSTPRPPSVSAYSPAAAPMCASPMTPYYSGNTMGGMPSPSNNSGAPGGSSSGGNLINPSLSLNNNNNNNSNTNNNNNTGTPFGGNAFQFPFDDSKDKLQDIQQQQQQQQQQHHHPHMSPMQQHQSAMPSQQMVQRQPQHPQQQHHQQQQQQQQQHLQQHLQQQAQPPTNTHDSERLRNLLTTKRPHSNASSSSGLDMDHDHRNPNRILKGLLNSEEEKDSNGNKVNTASLSQRIPQSVRTPAQGSNNGGGGGGGVSGLGLTARAAGNENSKASSNNMLLQLLNDKSDDDESDARNRQGPSELLKQLQKVKDEPKEHYPPPLNNEELIQKLQVQSNDRKRPSTEPDEGAAVKRTDNRPSKLRERNKMLASLLANPSKAPMPMQTAMPFNRIIPDIPNSGLARQLANVSSSTAPNQTLNNNNLTTSNNNLKQVQQLNQMRLQQQQQQQQQQMRKSAMPSQSQQPPTSSDIYLNHQQQQHHHQHPQTHQQHLQQQQQQQHHSQHPQQQHHTQASMMQQQQQQQQQQQMLAAQRQQNFSPAIQDSGIGSAGGGSGSFATSTPATSTQLVTEWDPELNEILNHVIEIAPEGDFAESELNSILGLSPIESSTSSVVPSQSSQPDIQEKLAINAIQKSLMQYENVSSPLQPQPQPQFSGSPPAYPMHTMAGGANNGAGSGGGSGPGSMGPVGGPPGSGPTGLVGPGGSGSAGGGAGTGGPGLNPGTSLQQQSSQAGPNQNFTPPPVYTQRMRIPPQGQLGNANPVVPQNLLAMQQKLQHQSRDHRMLQEQQRTRLLQQQQKQQMVVTVNPTANSDLGPPNVTLTRANNVPDSQLSPGFSPSLMQQQLSPSQRTQLSPQQAGFQGNPFNNNPGHRLSPQLQQMVSGFGNAGSNVNQQLSPRQPPPFGGGVGGQPVNQPNVVVSGQSPQQQQQQQQQQQQQQQQQQQWQQNANARLSIQQQNPMLNAQLSSVGGFNPNAPNRQFVGPPQRQRGTLNSPGTPRQQSAFGGSMVDGGGFPGPPSPSPVGVSAPNFANPVYANQQMRLQRQGSVPPQSTQHLPGSPRSAYGGHGPGPDATGYGMMFGNAAAMQQHTASSPGDYFNRSQTGLNGGIIGGGNSGSGGGGGGVGNGNGGMGLSNGTHSSGQSLNHSELVRQELRAIVSGRAQRPPSHGSSPMGLSPLGGMSLPSCGEGANGVVGSNGGLNVSSVGSSNGSCGTLANSPSSGMLSGIGGGGGGGGSSLGGGASARTSLSDAGTAGTMMLHSGNAPTGLDPSMLFNFHLTQKEFFGGNTSR